A stretch of DNA from Polyodon spathula isolate WHYD16114869_AA chromosome 20, ASM1765450v1, whole genome shotgun sequence:
AGTATcttatactgcagccattacacatctaacgtagttcattaaataaaaaggtgGCTGTTGCTTAGTAACCTTACCATCTCCTGTGCTGTGTATGTCCATTTCAATTGAAAAGTCCAGGTGCGTCAGATCTGCTGATCTAAGCAAAGAGATTAGCTATCAGGAAGCAATCGTGCAATTGTTTTGATATGTGTTGTTGCAGTTGAAAAGTGTGTCTAAATAAAACTAGGACCAGTAAGGTTGCATTAATAAGCAAACATTCTCTCAAAAATAGTGTAATAACTCAGTgaagaataaataacaaaaggCTGCCAGCGATGCCAGGGCGCCTTACCCGCACACTGGTGCAGAGTTATAGTCGCAGAGTGGGGAATGAAACTGCAAACAGCAGCGGGGTCGTGCAACCCAGTCCTGCAACCAagtcctgcacacagctctgcagaatGCAAATAACATTCCCTCAATTCTTCTCTTAGCTCCGGAATCCACTATACGATCCCAGGCGTACTCTGATCCAACTGAATAAGACACTGCTGTAATTTGTGAGTGTTCATTACACCAGAATGATTTCTTTTGACCCGTTCAAGCTTGACATTAGTCATGTTTGTCACGATAAAAAATGCATCCGCAATACGGCATGCAAACACTGTACATGTCGGAAGTATACATCTCATGTGATCTCTAATGCGCGATGTgtggaaaccaaacaaaaaaaaaaaaaaacacaaattcaatttcacatgtttgttttaagtttttacaTACTTTACATGAGCTCGCATTTTTAAACACACTACGTTAACTTTCTTCAACAGCTTGCGGTATATTATTAGCTCCGCCTTAGAACTTGTGCCgacaaatgaaaatgcaacagcTTGACTCTTTCTGGTAGGTTGTAGGGCAAGTAACGTCcaaccaatcaaaaaaaaaaaaaaaaaaaaaacatggccttACGCGTCATCACAACTAACAACTCTCGCTTATTGGCTCTCTGGTAACAGCACCAGGCCAATAGGAAAATGTTCTTGAAGTCACGTTGAATGTAACGTCAAAGCGATTAGCAAATGCTTTGGGCTTTGTGAGTGTTGTAGAAATGTCTCTGTGTAATAAAGTCTTcgctgttattttaatatttgtgataCTTCATGGAATACCGTCCGATGGACAAAAGAAGAAAGAGGTGGGTCATTGTAACCGTGATGTGCATTTCAAGAGAAATTCTGTGGCCGAACTGGCAAACTTGTGCTGTTAAGGTTAGTTGCAAATTAATGAGGAAGTGATATCGGTACGGATAAGTTCCAAGGAGACGAGGCCCATCCCTCGAGGGTGGATTTATTAATTAACGTTTTACAGATTGTAATATTCTTTTCAGCTCTTATGAATGTGGGAGTTTAACGTCGACCTTTGCtgctcaaatatatttttttagcgAATTATGCCACTTACAGTCCAGGTGCACTTTGATCAAACTCATATATACCGGCATGCAATTTGAGAAAATATAAAGTcgataatacaattattaaactGTTAACATTGTTACACAAATTGTATATACAGACCACGTCTTTTAATAtgacttcaaacattttaaaatatattaaatacattcacTGAAACGGAATGTTaccactgtcattttttttttttaagtcattgcAGTACAGTTAATAATATaggtgttgtgtttctgtgtattaataggttggagaaatgtttgtttactttctatCAGGTCAGACAAGTAGAGGCTTAACGAATTATTTCATGTTTAACTCGACGGTGTTTACACTAATACGACATATCATTAcaaacagtaatatttcaaatgatGGGGTAAGTGCAATTTCCCATTGCTCAACCAGATAGCTTTCTATGGCAGGCAAATGTAAgctaatataaattaaataaacagccGGTAAACTATGACATAAACTGTGCAATAACAATCGCGGTTTTTTGACGAAGACTAAATATTTGCGTGAAACAAACATGAGTATAGGCAGACTTGATTTTAAGTTATTACTGTATTATCGGTACATTGCTTAGAATACACTTTCATCATTGCAGAGCGCTATACAAGTTAAAAAAGACGATTCCACTCGAAATGCAGTAgtcattgtactgtacatgtttcatAGGGATACGACTCCTATTGCTTAgcagttccaggttttaatacaagatGGATTAGCCAGATTGAtggataacaagctcaggtgtgtctgattggATTTTTAGTAAAATGAGGAATGGCTTAAACTGCTATTCAATTGGAGTTTTATTTCTATCcctcatgattttgttttttcaaagtagttttaaataagtttttcATTTCTGGGTGCAGACctttaactgtattttttaaaaaaaatttatggCCCGTGGccttgtattgtacagtacaatatgctGAATTAATTTATGTGCCCAAGTCCAGCAGGTTACAGTAATCTTAATGCTTTGGGACCACTGCAGATGCATTAGAATTCTTGACTGGCTTTTTTATTAGGTTTATTTGAATGGTTTACTGATATATTTAGGaaccacaaaataaaatagatGAATGGGTATCTTAAAATAACAGTTGCTCCAACACTTGATTCTAAAGcagattatgaaaaaaaaaaaacaagtatcatCCACGCAAGTAATGTCCTGCTTGGTTTTCATACTTCCACTTCACAATGCGGTAAAGCAAGTGTCAATGCAACTTCTTAGTGATAGATATGTGTCGGTAACATATAAGGTATAAAACTGTAGCTGTGATTATCTTGAAAAAGGAGATCCCCATGGCCTGCATTGTAAGGAAGGACAGGAGCCGCTATGTTCTATGGATCCTGAAATTCTAATTTAAGCCAAAAATGCCCTTCCCATGTTTCACAATGGAATAATCAGTTCCCGAGGATTGCATACTTTACTAGCACATTCACTATATCTCAGTTCCAGGGTGTGTGTGCGATCCTGTAGGATACTAAAAGGTGACCGCTCCAACTCAGAATCAGTCCTCCAAGATCATGACTTCTCAACTTAACCATTTTCATAAAATGACCCTGTTGAAAATAACATTAGTGTGTTCTAAAGCATGCTGTTGTTGCACTAGTATTGTTTTTGTGAGTTGTGGTGCCTGTTGTATACCATACTACTTatatgtctgtgtttgtttttcagactgTCTTGTCAGAGAAGGTTGGACAGATGATGGATTGGGCTAGTAAAAGAGCAGTAATCCGTATGAATGGAGACAAGTTTCGGCGGTTTGTGAAAGCCCCACCGAGAAACTACTCTGTTGTGGTGATGTTTACAGCACTGCAGCCGCAGAGGCAGTGCGCTGTGTGCAAGTAAGGAAGTGCACAGGCTGCCATTGAGTCACACAACCATCTGAGAGCATTACAAGTTTTTAGTGGAACTTAGCTGATGAGGTCCCTAAGTCccaaaatgataaaacaaacattttacacaGCTTTTGAAAGATTTTGGAAAGTGATTAATGCAGTAGTTATTTGCTTCTTAGTGTTTTTAATCCATAACTATTAACTGCTTAGTAGTCCAGAATTTAGaagtactaaaataaactcaaattcaatgacaaacattgaAAGCCACTGAAAGACTTCAAGTTgaaatatttgtcattgaattttagtttcttttagtatttgtattattgatgtTATAGTAAGTAGCTTCATCGAATGATAAAAATACCAGATACATTGGGATAGAATTATCAGGGTTTTCAGTGGTGGATATACGACTTCCATTGTGTAgctgtttgagccattccaggttttatataAACCACTGAGAGGAAAATCTAATGTGAGCTCagttaaacaaatacaaagtggTTAATGTTACAAACATATTAGCAAGCAACTCAAGACTCCAAAGTGTGCCTGCATTATTCCTAGTTTTGTAACTTAATGTAACCTTAGCAGATATGTTGTCTCTTGCATCTGATTTGCTAGAATTGTAAGTGCACTGCCATAATAGTGATCACACGCTTCTGTAACGTGTGTGTTATGGTGCCTACATATGTTTTGTGAAAGTGAAGCAGTAGAGTATTCTTGGTGATGATCAGTTCTGCCTGTATTTACACAGTCGTCTTCATGAAGCATTCTTTTCAATCTTTCAGGCAAGCAGATGAAGAATACCAAATCCTGGCAAACTCATGGCGCTACTCCAGTGCCTTCACCAACAGGATCTTCTTTGCTGCTGTTGACTTTGATGAAGGTTCAGATGTGTTCCACATGGTGAGCTTTACGGTTTTGTTTGTTCGTGATATCTGGATGTGATATCTGAGTTACTTTCCGATGAAAGCAGAAATTCTCATCTCATACTAGGGCAGATATCATACAAAGCACTGGCTACAATTTTTACAAATTGATCCAGTAGTTTGTGTTTGGAAATAAAGGGTTTGAAAGTGATAGTGATAGGTCATATATTGCAGGGATGGTCATCGTTTTTTCATGTCCTTTCAAAATATTACAAACAAATCCAGTAAGTTTAAATGGGATATGTATTGTAGTCCAAGCAGCaaactactgatttttttttaccttaaagaAATACAGACTGAAACATTTGTCTTGTAGCTAGAACAAGAAGACACTAGTATAGAAACTCTGACTTTGTCTTTATCCACTCAGAAAACTCTTACCTCCACATATACTCCGTACGTCCTGTAGTtctttcttaaatgtatttagaGATTGGTTCATCAAATGCATTAAAAGACTAAAAAAGCATCATGTTATTAACTACTTAAGACCAAGTCAAACCCCTCCCCAAAATAAAAGGTGGTCACATTTATTCTATGCTTAATTAATTAGCTGATTAACAATGTGatgtttgtaaactttaaataTTCCTACAAAAAAACTACCCAAGGACATCTGGTATAATAGTTTCGGTatcttttactttaaaaaaaatcgaattaaatgggaatacatttatattaacattAGGTTACTCTGCTGTTTTGAGTGTAGTTGTCCAGTTCATTCCTGTATCTTTGACGTGCATGTGAATCAACAAAGGTAAAACACAGATATTATCTTGCCATTTCTTGATATTAATCCTACGTTTTAATCTGTGCAGATGAATATGAATTCTGCTCCAACCTTCATGATTTTCCCGTCCAAAGGGAAGCCTAAAAAAGCTGACACGTACGAACTTCAGGTCCGCGGCTTTGCTGCAGAGCAGATATCTCGATGGATTGCTGACAG
This window harbors:
- the LOC121295695 gene encoding magnesium transporter protein 1-like isoform X1, which codes for MSLCNKVFAVILIFVILHGIPSDGQKKKETVLSEKVGQMMDWASKRAVIRMNGDKFRRFVKAPPRNYSVVVMFTALQPQRQCAVCKQADEEYQILANSWRYSSAFTNRIFFAAVDFDEGSDVFHMMNMNSAPTFMIFPSKGKPKKADTYELQVRGFAAEQISRWIADRTDVSIRVIRPPNYAGPLMLGFLLTVIGGLVYLRRNNLEFLYNTNAWAFAGLCFVLIMTSGQMWNHIRGPPYAHKNPNTGQVSYIHGSSQAQFVAETHIVLLFNSAVTLGMVLLHEAATSDMDIGKRKIMCVGGIALVVLFFSWLLSIFRAKYHGYPYSFLLS